Proteins from a genomic interval of Micromonospora sp. NBC_00389:
- the hemE gene encoding uroporphyrinogen decarboxylase has product MSTDTTGTAARDGEQRAGGPADSPFIRACRRRPGPHTPVWFMRQAGRSLPEYREIRASVPMLESCRRPELVTEITLQPVRRHGVDAAILFSDIVVPVAAAGVDLDIVPGTGPVVAEPIRTAADVERVRPITRDDVPYVDEAVRQLVIELGDTPLIGFAGAPFTLASYLVEGGPSRTHAKTKAMMYGDPELWHALCGRLAEVTLAFLRVQIEAGVSAVQLFDSWAGALSEADYRRYVLPHSTAVLSGLVDAGVPRIHFGVGTAELLGAMGEAGADVVGVDWRTPLDVATGRIGPDKAVQGNLDPAVLFAPWPVVETEVRRILDQGRAAPGHVFNLGHGVLPETDPDVLTRVVALVHELSSRRTDQG; this is encoded by the coding sequence ATGAGCACGGACACCACGGGCACTGCCGCCCGAGACGGAGAACAGCGCGCCGGCGGACCGGCCGACTCGCCCTTCATTCGGGCCTGCCGGCGGCGGCCCGGCCCGCACACCCCGGTCTGGTTCATGCGCCAGGCTGGCCGCTCACTGCCGGAGTACCGGGAGATCCGGGCGAGCGTGCCGATGCTGGAATCCTGCCGTCGCCCTGAGCTGGTCACCGAGATCACCCTCCAGCCGGTACGCCGGCACGGGGTGGACGCGGCCATCCTGTTCAGCGACATCGTGGTGCCGGTCGCCGCGGCCGGGGTCGACCTGGACATCGTGCCGGGCACCGGCCCGGTGGTCGCCGAGCCGATCCGCACCGCCGCCGACGTGGAGCGGGTTCGCCCGATCACCCGCGACGACGTGCCGTACGTGGACGAGGCCGTCCGGCAACTCGTGATCGAGCTGGGCGACACCCCGCTGATCGGCTTCGCCGGCGCGCCGTTCACCCTGGCCAGCTACCTGGTCGAGGGGGGTCCGTCACGGACCCACGCCAAGACCAAGGCCATGATGTACGGCGATCCGGAGCTGTGGCACGCGCTCTGCGGCCGGCTGGCCGAGGTGACTCTGGCCTTCCTCCGGGTGCAGATCGAGGCCGGGGTCTCCGCCGTGCAACTGTTCGACTCGTGGGCCGGTGCGCTCTCCGAGGCCGACTACCGGCGCTACGTGCTGCCGCACTCGACGGCCGTGCTGAGCGGGCTGGTCGACGCCGGGGTGCCGCGGATCCACTTCGGGGTTGGCACCGCTGAGCTGCTCGGCGCGATGGGCGAGGCCGGCGCGGACGTCGTCGGCGTCGACTGGCGGACCCCGCTGGACGTGGCCACCGGCCGGATCGGCCCGGACAAGGCGGTGCAGGGCAACCTGGACCCGGCCGTGCTGTTCGCGCCGTGGCCGGTCGTGGAGACCGAGGTACGCCGGATTCTGGACCAGGGCAGGGCGGCCCCCGGGCACGTGTTCAACCTCGGCCACGGGGTGCTGCCGGAGACCGACCCCGACGTGCTGACGCGGGTGGTGGCGCTGGTGCACGAGCTGTCCAGCCGCCGGACCGACCAGGGCTGA
- the hemG gene encoding protoporphyrinogen oxidase produces MRQPWRVAVVGGGIAGLAAAARLRESAPAGTEILVYEQSGALGGKLRTGELAGQPVEFGAESFLMRDPTGAESAAVALIRRLGMAEEIVHPTVGQAALVVDGGLRPVPGGTLVGVPGDLDKVAAVARPAADADTDGGRPLVAPDVDVSVGALVRSRFGDEVVDRLVDPMLGGVYAGRADNLSLVTTMPALARAARVEHTLVGAVRAAQAASPRAPGVPVFGTLANGLSSLVEAAATASGATVRRDAAVRELTPTDTGWRLTVGPTRDPELVEVDAVVLAVPARPAARLLAGPAPVVAAGVGELDYASVALVTLALPQPRLPELSGFLVPSTEGLLIKAATFFTTKWGHLRRPDGLALVRASVGRYGEEAHLQRPDADLAATVHRELSAVLGTPLPAPVDGHVQRWGGALPQYTPGHADRVAAARTALRAAHPTLVLAGAGYDGVGIPVCVRSGETAADEIITALGGSAR; encoded by the coding sequence ATGCGGCAGCCTTGGCGGGTGGCGGTGGTCGGCGGCGGAATCGCCGGGCTGGCCGCCGCGGCCCGGTTGCGCGAGAGCGCCCCGGCCGGCACCGAGATCTTGGTGTACGAGCAGTCCGGCGCGCTGGGCGGCAAGCTGCGTACCGGCGAGCTGGCCGGCCAGCCGGTGGAGTTCGGCGCCGAGTCGTTCCTGATGCGCGACCCGACCGGTGCCGAGTCCGCCGCGGTGGCCCTGATCCGCCGGCTCGGAATGGCCGAGGAGATCGTGCACCCCACGGTCGGGCAGGCCGCGTTGGTCGTCGACGGGGGGCTGCGCCCTGTCCCGGGCGGCACGCTGGTGGGCGTACCCGGGGATCTGGACAAGGTGGCCGCGGTCGCCCGCCCGGCCGCGGACGCCGACACCGACGGCGGCCGACCGCTGGTCGCACCGGACGTGGACGTCTCGGTGGGTGCGCTGGTCCGCTCCCGCTTCGGCGACGAGGTGGTCGACCGGCTGGTCGACCCGATGCTGGGCGGCGTGTATGCCGGCCGCGCCGACAACCTCTCCCTGGTCACCACCATGCCGGCGCTGGCCCGCGCGGCCCGGGTGGAGCACACCCTGGTGGGCGCGGTCCGGGCGGCGCAGGCCGCGTCGCCGCGCGCCCCCGGCGTCCCGGTCTTCGGCACTCTGGCCAACGGGCTGAGCAGCCTGGTCGAGGCGGCGGCGACGGCCAGCGGCGCGACGGTTCGGCGGGACGCCGCGGTCCGCGAGCTGACCCCGACCGACACGGGCTGGCGGCTCACGGTCGGCCCGACCCGGGACCCGGAGCTGGTCGAGGTGGACGCCGTGGTGCTGGCGGTACCGGCCCGGCCGGCGGCCCGCCTGCTCGCCGGCCCCGCCCCGGTGGTCGCCGCAGGCGTCGGCGAGTTGGACTACGCCAGCGTCGCGCTGGTCACCCTGGCGCTGCCGCAGCCACGGCTGCCCGAGCTGTCCGGCTTCCTGGTGCCGAGCACCGAGGGCCTGCTGATCAAGGCGGCCACCTTCTTCACCACCAAGTGGGGGCACCTGCGCCGGCCGGACGGGCTGGCGCTGGTGCGTGCCTCGGTGGGTCGGTACGGCGAGGAGGCGCATCTCCAGCGCCCCGACGCGGACCTGGCCGCCACCGTGCATCGGGAGCTCTCGGCGGTGCTCGGCACCCCGCTGCCCGCCCCGGTCGACGGGCACGTGCAGCGGTGGGGCGGGGCGCTGCCCCAGTACACCCCGGGGCACGCCGACCGGGTCGCCGCCGCGCGGACGGCGTTGCGGGCCGCGCACCCCACCCTCGTCCTCGCCGGCGCCGGCTACGACGGGGTCGGCATACCGGTCTGCGTCCGCTCCGGCGAGACGGCGGCCGACGAGATCATCACAGCACTGGGAGGATCGGCGAGATGA